In Glaciimonas sp. PCH181, a single genomic region encodes these proteins:
- a CDS encoding autotransporter serine protease produces MHHERAHYFPLSIFSLAVLALLSGCGGGGGGSQNPGNTTLISTQPGTSPAPISSAYNPSDPSNVAAAHARGITGAGVTVGIVDTDFDVTDPELAGRVSKAVYTPASGGSSGGFLGQNGNGNMHGTDVAEILGGKNVGIAPGVQMLGVAAGEGTDGVVLSAAIYNFLYNSGVKIFNQSVGVGTIASPSDSGTYYNIYQPFVAKGGLFVWATGNGGAAQPSLTAGLPSLYPDLQKGWIAVTAVNAVGGAQAYSNADTVPGSIASYANRCGVAANWCLAAPGDFVSPSAGERVYGTSFAAPAVTGAVALVQQVYPWMNADLLRQTILSTATSMGDTATYGWGLLNASKAVNGPALFAQSLALGPNVNVSFDTVSSTFSNAIAGDAGLVKSGTGTLTLSGANRYSGNNEVANGTLNITGSITSGVQIDASGNLSGNGGRIGGNVTNNGRLSNTGAGLAIAGNYTASVNAVLANDINATLIVGGTATLGGSHLVATVPAGNADANAYVTAQANSTPQKVVTAGTAVLNTFSDVGFQSVGTAFPPLLNAQLTYGPKEVDLTIGRVATTVAAQTFAADPTRTNTAANVEQAMTAADTMVANGQTGGNNATLVASAAALERVANVAALGAALDSLSGQIHASAQALTFQQSQAVNRTLSSRLSQLGMQDTQLKTGLWVSAIGASGKLNETGYASADTSTLGGQFGIDTQLNDKTIVGASVAYSDSHASFDRFGGNSKSQNTGVSLYGRYALNKENADNALNGGGYIAGRAGIATVSSTVNRTAIAGTEIENLQADHTDNMFSAYAEYGYATKLSRYSLVTPFIGVAYDRLKRGGFAESGGSFGLTANSQSYQQTAGIAGVRGQTTVDWFAGKSVLQAYAAWQHAFSSGNLNFSAGFTGAPGSQFTVEGISLARNSGWVGVGLSTAINRQWSWYANVDGQFSRGGAANSVLSLGVRIGFD; encoded by the coding sequence ATGCATCATGAACGCGCACATTATTTTCCTTTATCTATCTTCTCGCTTGCCGTCTTAGCGTTGCTTTCCGGTTGCGGTGGCGGTGGTGGCGGCAGTCAAAATCCTGGTAATACGACGCTCATTTCCACCCAGCCCGGCACGTCACCAGCGCCCATATCCAGCGCTTACAATCCCAGCGATCCCAGCAATGTTGCCGCCGCCCACGCACGTGGAATAACCGGGGCTGGGGTGACAGTGGGAATAGTGGATACGGATTTTGATGTAACTGATCCAGAGCTTGCTGGACGCGTCAGCAAAGCCGTTTATACCCCGGCAAGTGGGGGCAGCAGTGGCGGTTTTTTAGGTCAGAACGGCAACGGCAATATGCACGGAACGGATGTCGCTGAAATCTTGGGTGGGAAAAATGTCGGCATTGCACCTGGTGTTCAGATGTTGGGCGTCGCGGCTGGGGAGGGAACGGATGGCGTGGTGTTGAGCGCGGCTATTTACAATTTTCTGTATAACAGCGGCGTCAAAATTTTTAATCAATCTGTCGGGGTCGGCACGATTGCATCTCCCTCCGATAGCGGCACCTACTACAACATTTATCAGCCCTTCGTTGCAAAAGGTGGTTTGTTTGTGTGGGCCACAGGCAACGGTGGCGCGGCGCAACCTTCGCTGACGGCAGGCTTGCCATCGCTTTATCCTGACTTGCAAAAAGGCTGGATTGCGGTGACCGCTGTGAATGCAGTCGGCGGTGCACAGGCTTACTCAAACGCGGATACGGTGCCCGGCAGCATTGCAAGTTACGCCAATCGTTGCGGCGTGGCTGCCAACTGGTGTCTGGCAGCGCCGGGTGATTTCGTGTCGCCCAGTGCTGGTGAGCGCGTGTACGGCACATCCTTTGCGGCCCCGGCAGTGACCGGCGCTGTCGCTTTAGTGCAGCAAGTGTATCCATGGATGAATGCCGATTTGCTTAGGCAAACTATTTTATCCACCGCGACCAGTATGGGCGACACTGCGACTTACGGCTGGGGCTTGCTCAACGCCAGTAAAGCGGTAAATGGTCCTGCGTTATTTGCGCAAAGTCTGGCGCTTGGTCCAAATGTGAACGTTAGTTTCGATACGGTTTCCTCCACGTTTAGTAACGCAATTGCCGGCGATGCCGGATTGGTCAAGAGTGGCACCGGTACGTTAACGTTGTCCGGCGCAAACAGGTACTCTGGCAATAACGAGGTGGCTAACGGCACGCTGAATATCACAGGATCGATTACGTCCGGCGTGCAAATCGACGCCAGTGGCAATTTATCTGGCAATGGTGGCCGCATCGGCGGCAACGTCACCAACAACGGACGCCTGAGTAATACCGGCGCGGGTCTGGCAATTGCCGGTAATTACACGGCATCGGTGAACGCCGTGCTTGCCAACGACATCAACGCGACGCTCATTGTTGGGGGGACGGCGACCTTGGGCGGCTCACATTTGGTGGCAACCGTCCCCGCTGGCAATGCAGATGCTAATGCCTATGTCACGGCGCAGGCAAATAGCACGCCTCAAAAAGTCGTTACCGCAGGGACGGCTGTGCTGAATACTTTCAGCGATGTTGGTTTTCAAAGCGTTGGGACTGCTTTTCCGCCGTTACTGAACGCTCAGTTAACCTACGGCCCCAAAGAAGTGGATTTGACGATCGGGCGCGTCGCCACCACGGTTGCCGCGCAAACCTTTGCTGCAGACCCTACCAGAACCAATACGGCCGCTAATGTCGAGCAGGCAATGACGGCAGCCGACACCATGGTGGCAAACGGGCAAACCGGTGGCAATAACGCGACATTGGTTGCCAGCGCAGCGGCCTTGGAACGTGTCGCCAATGTGGCCGCGTTAGGGGCCGCGCTGGATAGTTTGTCCGGTCAGATTCACGCTTCGGCACAGGCGCTGACTTTCCAGCAATCGCAGGCAGTGAACCGGACTTTGTCGAGTCGGCTATCGCAACTAGGGATGCAAGATACGCAGCTAAAAACTGGTCTCTGGGTCAGCGCGATTGGTGCTTCTGGCAAATTGAATGAAACCGGTTATGCCAGCGCTGATACGTCTACGCTAGGCGGCCAATTTGGGATTGATACGCAACTCAACGATAAGACGATTGTTGGAGCGTCGGTGGCGTATTCGGATAGTCATGCCAGTTTCGACCGTTTCGGTGGCAATTCCAAAAGCCAGAATACCGGTGTATCGCTTTACGGACGTTACGCTTTGAACAAAGAGAATGCCGACAACGCACTCAATGGCGGTGGTTATATCGCCGGTCGGGCCGGTATCGCGACTGTTTCCAGCACGGTGAACCGGACGGCGATTGCCGGGACTGAGATTGAAAATCTACAGGCGGACCATACGGACAATATGTTCTCCGCTTATGCCGAGTATGGCTACGCAACGAAATTATCGCGCTATTCCTTGGTGACGCCGTTTATCGGTGTGGCCTATGACCGACTGAAACGCGGCGGCTTTGCCGAAAGCGGTGGCAGCTTCGGTTTGACTGCGAACAGTCAGTCATATCAGCAAACCGCTGGCATAGCAGGCGTGCGCGGACAAACCACTGTTGATTGGTTCGCAGGCAAAAGTGTTTTGCAAGCGTATGCGGCGTGGCAACATGCATTTTCGAGCGGCAACCTGAATTTTTCCGCAGGCTTCACTGGCGCACCGGGCAGTCAATTTACCGTGGAGGGCATCAGTTTGGCGCGCAACTCTGGATGGGTCGGCGTCGGTCTTTCCACAGCAATCAATCGCCAGTGGAGCTGGTACGCAAATGTCGACGGACAATTTAGCCGTGGTGGCGCGGCGAATAGCGTGTTGTCTTTGGGGGTGCGAATAGGATTTGATTAA
- a CDS encoding MFS transporter, with protein MKKISTLNRSTLMFPLALVLFEFSVYIANDMIQPGMIVVTKEFGASATWMASAMTAFLLGGALFQWLFGPLSDRIGRRPVMLGGTVFFILACLATLFSNSIESFIVLRVVQGIGLCFISSVGYAVVQEAFEEKAAVKVTALMANVALIAPLIGPVAGAFMIEMWPWRMVFVFIAAVSSVALIGLVMHMPETVLQRKEKLPLMQIWHDYREVFCNRYFLKGALSIPLLAVPLIGWIAMSPLILVSDGHLSVIDYGLWQIPVFACLIAGNLILATQADRWRLGTSVKYALYPIAAGIVVMMVGSVIFKTPYFLVLGISLVSFGEGLSVAVLVRFTLTESAISKGTVAAAMGMVSMLMYGIGIELYKLLYAFAGMIGFALMSAVVALLYWRLSRDVVQRAMAARVTGHGVKQGSAR; from the coding sequence ATGAAAAAAATTTCCACCCTTAATCGATCGACTTTGATGTTCCCGCTGGCGCTGGTGCTATTTGAATTTTCTGTCTATATCGCCAATGACATGATTCAACCGGGGATGATCGTCGTCACGAAAGAGTTCGGTGCCAGCGCTACATGGATGGCATCGGCGATGACTGCCTTTTTACTGGGTGGTGCGTTGTTTCAATGGCTGTTTGGACCGCTGTCAGATCGGATTGGGCGACGGCCTGTGATGTTGGGCGGCACGGTCTTTTTTATTCTTGCCTGTCTGGCAACCTTGTTTTCTAACAGTATCGAAAGTTTTATCGTGTTGCGCGTGGTGCAAGGGATCGGGTTATGTTTTATTTCCTCTGTCGGCTATGCAGTAGTGCAAGAAGCTTTCGAAGAGAAAGCTGCGGTTAAAGTCACCGCCTTGATGGCTAACGTGGCATTGATCGCGCCGTTAATTGGCCCGGTTGCGGGTGCGTTCATGATTGAAATGTGGCCTTGGCGGATGGTGTTTGTCTTCATCGCCGCGGTCTCTTCTGTAGCGTTGATTGGGCTTGTCATGCACATGCCGGAAACGGTGCTGCAACGTAAGGAAAAGTTGCCGCTGATGCAGATTTGGCACGACTATCGGGAAGTATTTTGTAATCGTTACTTTTTGAAGGGTGCGCTTTCAATTCCATTGCTGGCAGTGCCGTTGATTGGCTGGATTGCGATGTCGCCATTGATTTTGGTCAGCGATGGACATCTGAGTGTGATTGATTATGGTTTGTGGCAAATTCCTGTTTTTGCATGCCTGATTGCGGGTAATCTTATCCTTGCCACGCAGGCGGATCGCTGGCGGCTTGGCACCTCCGTCAAATATGCGCTTTATCCGATTGCAGCCGGAATTGTTGTAATGATGGTTGGTAGCGTTATCTTCAAAACGCCGTACTTTTTGGTGCTTGGGATTAGTTTGGTTTCTTTTGGTGAGGGATTATCCGTGGCGGTATTGGTGCGGTTTACCTTGACTGAAAGTGCTATATCAAAAGGCACCGTTGCGGCGGCAATGGGGATGGTGAGTATGTTGATGTATGGGATTGGGATTGAGTTGTATAAATTGCTGTATGCGTTTGCCGGGATGATCGGATTTGCATTAATGTCGGCGGTGGTTGCATTGTTGTATTGGCGTTTGTCGCGAGATGTTGTGCAGCGGGCGATGGCGGCGCGAGTGACTGGCCATGGCGTGAAGCAAGGATCAGCGCGATGA
- a CDS encoding DJ-1/PfpI family protein: MSAKKILFLAGDYVEDYELMVPFQALQMVGHQVDVVCPDKAAGARIRTAIHDFEGDQTYSEKPGHNFTLNASFSDVDVAHYDALLIPGGRAPEYLRLNKRVIEIVQQFHAANKPIAAVCHGPQLLAAAGVLKGKTCSAYPACAPEVELAGGTYAEIDVTAAHTDGNLVTAPAWPAHPAWLAQFLKVLGTKIEL, from the coding sequence ATGAGCGCAAAAAAAATCCTGTTTCTCGCCGGTGATTATGTCGAGGATTATGAATTAATGGTGCCTTTTCAGGCGTTGCAGATGGTGGGGCATCAGGTGGATGTGGTGTGCCCTGATAAAGCCGCTGGTGCGCGTATTCGGACGGCAATTCATGACTTTGAGGGAGATCAGACTTATAGCGAAAAGCCGGGACATAATTTCACGCTGAATGCTTCATTTAGTGATGTTGATGTGGCGCATTATGATGCGTTGTTGATTCCGGGCGGACGTGCGCCGGAGTATTTGCGTTTGAATAAACGGGTGATTGAGATTGTGCAGCAGTTTCATGCGGCTAATAAACCGATTGCGGCGGTTTGTCATGGGCCGCAGTTGTTGGCTGCAGCTGGGGTGCTTAAAGGGAAAACTTGTTCGGCTTATCCTGCTTGTGCGCCTGAGGTTGAATTGGCTGGTGGGACTTATGCGGAGATTGACGTTACGGCTGCGCATACGGATGGGAATTTGGTGACGGCACCAGCTTGGCCTGCGCATCCGGCTTGGTTGGCGCAGTTTTTGAAAGTGCTGGGGACGAAAATTGAGTTATAG
- a CDS encoding GntP family permease encodes MEMVQGNMLLAYALIAVISLIVLIAKFKMNPFIVLIVVSVILGAAVGMPMDGIVKSYEKGVGGALGHIALVVGLGTMFGKMMAESGGAERIANTLIGAFGPKNVHWAMMVVALIVGLPVFFEVGFVLLIPIAFNVAKRTGTSMILVGIPMVAGLSVVHGLIPPHPAALYAVTAYNADIGRTIVYALIVGLPTAVIAGPLFAKLISKFVFPNPDNPLLTQFVETNRERDLPGLGITLATILLPVVLMLLGSWADVFFAPKTFLNDFLRLIGNSVIALLIAALVSFYTFGKACGFNREAILKFTTDSLAPIAGITLIVGAGAGFGQILKDSGISTSIVGIATSAHLSPLVLGWFVAALIRVATGSATVAMITACGIVAPIVSSVAGTRPELMVLATGAGSLILSHVNDGGFWLVKEYFNMTVTETLKTWTVCETLISVIALLFTLALSTVI; translated from the coding sequence ATGGAGATGGTTCAGGGAAACATGTTATTGGCGTATGCACTGATCGCAGTGATTTCGCTAATAGTATTGATTGCAAAATTCAAGATGAATCCGTTCATCGTATTGATCGTGGTGTCTGTGATTTTGGGCGCTGCGGTGGGTATGCCGATGGACGGCATCGTTAAGTCGTATGAAAAAGGCGTCGGTGGCGCACTTGGGCATATTGCGCTGGTGGTCGGGTTGGGGACGATGTTCGGCAAAATGATGGCCGAGTCTGGCGGTGCCGAGCGGATTGCGAATACGTTGATTGGTGCTTTTGGCCCAAAGAACGTGCATTGGGCGATGATGGTGGTAGCGTTGATCGTTGGTTTGCCGGTGTTTTTTGAAGTCGGTTTTGTGTTGTTGATTCCGATTGCGTTTAACGTTGCCAAGCGTACTGGTACGTCGATGATTTTGGTCGGGATTCCGATGGTTGCGGGTTTGTCGGTGGTGCATGGTTTGATTCCGCCGCATCCTGCCGCGCTGTATGCAGTGACTGCGTATAACGCTGATATCGGACGCACGATTGTTTATGCGCTGATCGTGGGTCTTCCTACGGCGGTTATTGCTGGTCCATTGTTTGCTAAGTTGATTTCAAAGTTTGTGTTTCCTAATCCGGATAATCCATTGTTGACGCAGTTTGTTGAAACTAACAGAGAACGTGATTTGCCGGGTTTAGGGATTACGTTGGCGACTATTTTGTTGCCGGTGGTGTTGATGTTGTTGGGTAGTTGGGCGGATGTTTTCTTTGCGCCGAAGACTTTCCTTAATGATTTTCTACGTTTGATTGGTAATTCGGTTATTGCGTTGTTGATTGCTGCATTGGTAAGTTTTTATACCTTTGGTAAAGCATGTGGATTTAATCGCGAGGCTATTCTTAAATTTACGACAGATAGTTTGGCACCGATTGCCGGGATCACTTTGATCGTTGGTGCGGGTGCTGGGTTTGGGCAAATTCTGAAAGATAGCGGGATTTCGACATCGATTGTCGGGATTGCTACTAGCGCACATTTGTCGCCGTTGGTGTTGGGGTGGTTTGTGGCTGCTTTGATTCGCGTTGCTACCGGGTCTGCGACGGTTGCGATGATTACGGCTTGCGGGATTGTTGCGCCGATTGTGTCTAGTGTTGCTGGGACACGTCCGGAGTTAATGGTGTTGGCTACAGGGGCTGGGTCGTTGATTTTGTCGCATGTGAATGATGGGGGATTTTGGTTGGTGAAGGAGTATTTCAATATGACTGTTACTGAAACGTTGAAGACATGGACTGTCTGTGAGACGTTGATTTCGGTAATAGCGTTGTTGTTTACTTTGGCTTTGTCGACGGTGATTTAA
- a CDS encoding RidA family protein: MTIKRYGVEGGSGTGGQHLPFARAVEADGWLYVSGQVPFVNGEVIDGGIVAQSHQAIKNVLAILAEAGYGPEHVVRCGVWLDDTRDFQSFNRVFKEYFGANPPARACVQSPMVVDCKVEVDCIAFKR; encoded by the coding sequence ATGACGATCAAACGATACGGCGTAGAAGGCGGTTCTGGAACTGGTGGACAACATTTGCCATTTGCGCGTGCAGTAGAAGCAGACGGCTGGCTATATGTTTCCGGTCAGGTGCCGTTTGTAAACGGCGAGGTGATTGATGGCGGCATCGTAGCGCAATCGCATCAGGCTATTAAAAATGTATTGGCGATCCTGGCCGAGGCTGGCTATGGCCCGGAACATGTGGTGCGTTGCGGCGTATGGCTTGATGACACCCGTGATTTTCAGTCATTCAACCGGGTATTTAAAGAATACTTCGGTGCCAATCCACCAGCCCGTGCTTGTGTGCAGTCGCCGATGGTGGTGGATTGTAAAGTCGAAGTCGATTGCATCGCGTTTAAGCGATAG
- a CDS encoding amidohydrolase family protein yields the protein MTTDADKLNASNSNSCDTLIRNVSLIDGSGAAPFNADVAIANGRIVKIAAVGEIAGWTATFECDGSGKVLSPGFIDVHTHDDTNVIRQPEMLPKLSQGVTTVVVGNCGISASPVSLQGAPPDPMNLLGEAEDFSYPTFASYVAAVNLARPSINVAALVGHTALRNNQMDRLDRAATDEEIAAMCAQLIEALANGALGLSTGLAYGNAISAPTSEVMALAAPLAAAGGLYATHLRSEFADILIAMDEAFRIGKHARVPVVISHLKCAGVDNWGRSGEVLAALEQAQRYQPIGCDCYPYTASSSTLDLKQVTDTFDIQVTWSEPHPEMGGKLLAAIAAEWNLDLFETAKRLQPAGAVYHGMHDDDVNRILSHPATVVGSDGLPNDPLPHPRLWGAFPRVLGYYSREKKLFPLTVAINKMTGLSAERFGLTERGLVREGYWADLVLFDAETVRDAATFTDPMQPAHGIEAVWVNGVLSYRGGAEKAATGDRAGRFLARGRPLPVMA from the coding sequence ATGACAACAGATGCTGACAAATTGAACGCCTCAAACAGTAACAGTTGCGACACCCTGATTCGCAATGTGTCGTTAATCGATGGCAGTGGCGCAGCGCCATTTAACGCCGATGTCGCCATCGCAAACGGTCGCATCGTCAAGATAGCCGCCGTTGGCGAGATAGCGGGCTGGACCGCGACATTTGAATGCGATGGCAGCGGCAAAGTGCTCAGTCCGGGCTTTATCGATGTGCATACGCATGACGACACCAACGTTATCCGTCAGCCGGAAATGCTGCCTAAATTATCGCAAGGCGTCACCACTGTCGTCGTCGGCAATTGCGGTATCAGCGCGTCCCCTGTCAGTCTTCAAGGTGCGCCGCCGGACCCAATGAATTTATTGGGTGAGGCCGAAGACTTCAGTTATCCCACATTTGCCAGCTACGTCGCCGCAGTCAATCTGGCCCGGCCGTCGATCAATGTCGCCGCGCTGGTGGGCCATACAGCATTGCGCAATAACCAGATGGATCGACTGGATCGCGCTGCCACCGACGAAGAAATCGCCGCCATGTGCGCACAGTTAATCGAAGCATTGGCGAATGGCGCATTGGGTCTGAGTACCGGTCTGGCCTACGGCAACGCGATCAGCGCGCCAACTTCCGAAGTGATGGCCTTAGCCGCACCACTGGCAGCTGCCGGTGGACTCTATGCCACCCACTTACGCAGTGAGTTCGCCGATATTCTCATCGCAATGGATGAGGCATTTCGGATCGGCAAACACGCCCGCGTGCCGGTCGTTATTTCGCATTTGAAGTGCGCAGGCGTCGACAACTGGGGCCGTAGTGGCGAGGTACTGGCCGCCCTAGAGCAAGCCCAGCGTTATCAGCCGATCGGTTGCGATTGTTATCCCTATACTGCCAGCTCTTCCACGCTCGATCTAAAACAAGTCACCGATACGTTTGATATTCAGGTCACATGGTCGGAACCGCATCCGGAAATGGGCGGCAAATTATTAGCCGCCATCGCCGCTGAATGGAATCTTGATTTATTTGAGACTGCCAAGCGCCTACAGCCAGCAGGCGCGGTGTATCACGGCATGCATGACGATGACGTTAATCGCATCCTTAGTCATCCGGCGACGGTTGTCGGTTCGGATGGCTTGCCGAATGACCCGTTGCCGCATCCGCGTTTGTGGGGTGCGTTTCCACGGGTGTTGGGCTATTACAGCCGCGAGAAAAAACTTTTCCCTTTAACTGTGGCGATTAACAAAATGACCGGCTTGTCTGCCGAGCGTTTTGGTTTGACAGAACGCGGTCTGGTGCGTGAAGGGTATTGGGCCGATCTGGTGTTGTTCGATGCCGAAACGGTCAGGGATGCAGCGACATTCACCGATCCGATGCAACCGGCGCATGGTATCGAGGCGGTCTGGGTAAATGGCGTGCTGTCGTATCGGGGTGGCGCAGAAAAAGCAGCGACCGGGGATCGTGCCGGACGCTTTTTGGCACGCGGTCGGCCGCTGCCGGTGATGGCTTAA
- a CDS encoding MurR/RpiR family transcriptional regulator has translation MSSTLAPTPAPFAPAFDIVTRISERSGQLRLAEQKVAQTILGDLPQAAAASINTLAKLAGVSEASVTRFAKAVGCRDVRDLKMKLGQAAAIGQRFLDAETPPEEGRVPQIADIIYADIGKVLEVNRAMLNQDSLQRAAQLLLSARMIYAFGMGGGSTMLSDEARYRLVRLGRPAATYHDAMLQRMVAATLDKNDVVLVLSTTGNVPELLANCAVAKEYGVRLVAITALGSPLAAMADVLLPLKSLETDFIFKPSSSRYAMMMVLDVLMAELAVLQKDHSQELLRRLKFTLDAHRGSGNREPLGD, from the coding sequence ATGTCGTCCACATTGGCACCCACACCCGCACCGTTCGCCCCTGCGTTCGATATCGTTACGCGGATTTCTGAGCGCAGCGGACAACTCAGATTGGCCGAGCAAAAGGTTGCACAAACGATTTTGGGCGATTTGCCGCAGGCCGCAGCAGCCAGCATCAACACGCTGGCAAAGTTGGCCGGTGTCAGCGAAGCCAGCGTGACGCGTTTTGCAAAAGCAGTGGGATGTCGCGATGTGCGTGATCTGAAAATGAAGTTGGGGCAAGCTGCGGCAATCGGACAACGATTTTTGGATGCAGAAACACCGCCAGAAGAAGGGCGTGTGCCGCAGATTGCAGACATTATTTATGCCGACATTGGCAAGGTGCTTGAAGTCAATCGCGCCATGCTGAATCAAGATAGTTTGCAACGTGCCGCACAATTATTGCTCAGTGCGCGCATGATTTACGCATTCGGCATGGGCGGCGGCTCAACCATGCTATCTGACGAGGCGCGCTATCGCTTGGTGCGATTAGGTCGTCCGGCAGCGACCTATCACGACGCGATGTTGCAGCGTATGGTCGCCGCCACACTCGATAAAAATGATGTGGTGTTGGTGTTATCCACCACTGGCAATGTGCCCGAGTTGCTGGCCAATTGCGCGGTGGCGAAAGAATACGGCGTGCGTCTGGTGGCGATTACCGCATTGGGGTCGCCGCTGGCGGCAATGGCGGATGTGTTATTGCCACTCAAGTCGCTGGAAACGGATTTTATTTTTAAGCCATCGTCGTCACGCTACGCCATGATGATGGTGCTGGATGTCTTGATGGCCGAATTGGCCGTACTACAAAAAGATCACAGTCAGGAATTGCTGCGGCGACTGAAGTTTACGCTCGATGCGCATCGCGGCAGTGGCAATCGTGAACCGCTAGGAGATTAA
- a CDS encoding amino acid deaminase has translation MNDTNYHDSIVDPCMGPLNKGLGAFETPLATSAVKDLHWNLLREDVSLPTAVLYEERLQHNLEWMQQFVAEYGVKLAPHGKTTMAPKLFARQLAGGAWGITLATAHQTRVAYTHGVRRVIMANQLVGKQNMAMISTLLADPTFEFCCLVDSPDGVDLLGAFFQSRNQKLHVLLELGAEGGRTGVRNAAQQTAVLDAIARWKDHIVLAGIELYEGVLKEEADIRAFLQRAVRCAQDLALAGNFAERVTQRPVILTGAGSAWYDVVAEEFSKADIGLPLDIILRPGCYLTHDVGVYRASQAQIQTRNPVARKMRTSLLPALQLWAYVQSVPESDKAIIALGKRDAAFDAGLPLPATYYRPGSDAPVATPAHWELTGMMDQHAYMHIAEGDDIKVGDMIAFDISHPCLTFDKWRQIAVVTPTFDVIDVVQTFF, from the coding sequence GTGAATGATACAAACTATCACGATAGTATCGTCGATCCATGCATGGGTCCTCTGAACAAAGGCCTGGGAGCGTTTGAAACGCCGCTTGCCACTTCTGCCGTCAAAGATTTGCACTGGAATTTGCTGCGCGAGGACGTCAGTCTGCCGACCGCTGTCTTGTATGAAGAGCGGCTGCAACACAACCTTGAATGGATGCAACAATTTGTTGCCGAATACGGCGTCAAACTAGCGCCGCATGGCAAAACGACGATGGCGCCCAAATTGTTTGCGCGGCAATTAGCTGGCGGTGCCTGGGGTATTACATTAGCCACAGCCCACCAAACCCGGGTCGCCTACACCCATGGCGTGCGCCGTGTGATCATGGCAAATCAGCTGGTCGGCAAACAAAACATGGCGATGATTTCGACATTGCTGGCTGATCCGACTTTTGAATTCTGTTGTCTGGTAGATTCTCCGGACGGCGTCGATTTACTGGGTGCGTTCTTCCAGTCACGCAATCAAAAACTGCATGTATTGCTAGAACTGGGTGCTGAAGGTGGGCGGACTGGTGTTCGCAACGCAGCGCAGCAAACTGCGGTGCTGGATGCCATTGCACGTTGGAAGGATCACATTGTTCTGGCAGGAATTGAGCTATATGAAGGCGTGCTGAAAGAAGAAGCAGATATCCGCGCGTTTCTGCAACGTGCAGTGCGTTGCGCGCAAGACTTGGCGCTCGCCGGAAACTTTGCTGAACGTGTCACGCAGCGTCCGGTTATTCTGACAGGGGCAGGATCAGCCTGGTATGACGTGGTGGCGGAAGAATTTTCGAAAGCCGATATCGGCTTGCCACTCGACATTATCCTGCGGCCCGGCTGCTATCTGACGCATGACGTCGGCGTCTATCGGGCTTCACAAGCCCAGATTCAGACCCGCAATCCGGTCGCACGCAAAATGCGCACTAGCCTGTTGCCAGCGTTGCAATTATGGGCTTACGTGCAATCGGTGCCTGAATCGGACAAAGCGATCATTGCGCTGGGCAAACGCGATGCTGCGTTTGATGCCGGACTGCCGCTGCCTGCAACATATTACCGCCCGGGATCGGATGCGCCCGTTGCCACCCCTGCGCATTGGGAACTGACCGGCATGATGGATCAGCATGCTTATATGCACATTGCCGAAGGCGACGATATCAAGGTTGGCGACATGATTGCTTTCGATATTTCACATCCTTGTCTTACTTTCGATAAATGGCGCCAGATCGCCGTGGTGACGCCTACATTCGATGTTATTGATGTTGTCCAAACCTTCTTCTGA